The genomic window GTGTTCTGGGGCGGTGGCGGCCCCTATTCCGCCTTTGCCAGCACCACCCCGTATGACTATCCGCAAGCCGGCGGCGGTGGCCGCGCGCGTCCGCGCGCCAGCGTGAGCCCGCAAACGCTACAGCAATTGTGCGGCACGCCGGACAAGGGCATCACCGCTTGGCCGCTTGCCGATATCGCGAAAGCAGTGCAGCCCACGCCGGAGCAACGCGCGCTGCTCGACGAGTTGAAGACTGCGGCGGCCGAAGCTGCCGGTGTGTTCAAGGATTCCTGCGCGGAGACTTATGCACTGACGCCGCCTGGCCGCTTGCGCGCGATGATGAACCGCATCAGCGCGACGCTGGAAGCCGTCAAGATCGTGCGACCGGCGCTGGAGAAGTTCTACAACTCGCTCAGTGACGAACAGCAGGCCCGCTTCAACGCGCTCGGCCCCAATGTCGGCGACCGCTCGTCACAGCAGCAGCAAGCCAGTGCCGAGGGCTGCGGTGATCCCAAGTCCAGCCTGACCCAGTTGCCGATCCAGAGGATCGAGGCCGTGCTCCATCCCGCAGGCAAGCAGAAGGAGGCGCTCGACCGCCTCGGCGAAGCGACGGCGAAGGGCGTTCAGGACTTGCAGGCAGCCTGCCCGAACGATGTGCCGCTAACGCCGGTCGGACGGCTCGAGGCAATGCAGCGCCGGCTCGAGGCCATGCTGACGGCCGCCAAGCTGGTCGAACCTGCGCTGGACGAGTTCTACGCCACGCTGAGCAGCGAGCAGAAGGCGCGCTTCAACACGCTGCAACAGGTCGCAAGCCCGTGAGGGCAGCGCGCGCGTGACCTAGAGCACTATCGGTTCTGATTGAATCAGAACCGGCGCTCTAGATTTTTGTTTTGAACCGGTATCCACTTCGCTCGAATATCCACTTCGCTCGAAAACGCTTTACACCACCGTCTTATGTCGCGCGATGCAGGTGCGCAGCACCTCGTCCATCGGCTTGGCCCACCAGTCATTGGAGAAGATTTCGATCTCCGAATAGCCGGCAAAGCCCTGCGCTTCGACCGCTTGACGCACCGATTTGATGTCGATGACGCCGTCGCCCATCATGCCGCGGTCGTTGAGGATGTCCTTGGTCGGCACCATCCAATCGCAGACGTGGAAGGCGAGCAGGCGATCTTGGCCGGCGCGCGCGATCTGCCCCATCAGCTCCGGGTCCCACCAGATGTGATAGACGTCGAGCGCGACGCCGAGCATGCCGCTGCGGCCGGGGTCGAGCCGGTCGCAGATGTCGATCGCCTGTTTTGTGGTGTTCACGCAGGCGCGGTCGGCTGCATAGGCCGGATGCAACGGCTCGATCGCCAGCGGCAGGTCTGCCTGTCTGGCGTAGTCGAGCATCTCGGCGAGCGCTTCCTCGACCTGCCCCCGCGCTGCGGCGATGTCCTTCGACGCCTCGCTGCCCGGCCGCGAATATTGCGGCAGGCCGCCGACGACAAGCACGATGCAGGGCGCGCCGAGCGCCTTGGCTTCATCGACGCAGCGGCGGTTGTCGTCGCGCACTTCGCTCCGACGCGACGCATCCGAAGTAAACATACCGCCGCGGCAATAGCCCGAGAGATCAAGGCCGGCATCGCGCACCGCGCGTGCGGCACGGTCGAGACCGACGGCGGCAACTTGGTCGCGCCAGGGATCGATGGCGCGGATGCCTTGCCTGCCACAAGCTTCAATGATCTCGACGAGGTCACCCTGCTTGCGGACCGTCGCCGTGTTCAGCGACAGCCAGCGATGGTCGGACGAAAAATCGCGCATCAGTCTTCCAGTCCGTGCGAGGCCAGCACAGTCTTCATCCGCTGTGTCGCCAGTTCCGGATTGGCGAGCAGGCCGGCCTGATCGGCCAGACGGAACAACTCGGCCAGATGCAACATCGAGCGCGCGCTCTCCTGGCCGCCGACCATGGTGAAGTGGTCCTGGTGGCCGTTGAGATACGCCATGAACACCACGCCCGTCTTGTAGAAGCGCGTCGGCGCCTTGAAGATGTGGCGCGACAACGGCACGGTCGGCCCCAGCACGTCATGGAAGCCGGCTTCGTCGCCGGCTGCCAGCCGCGACAGCGCATAGGAGGCTGCCGGCGCGATCGCATCGAAGATGCCGAGCAGCGCATGCGAAAAGCCTTGATCGTCGCCGGCGATCAGCTCTGCATAGTTGAAATCGTCGCCGGTGTACATCTTGATGCGCTTGTCGAGCCGGCGGCGCATGTCGATCTCACGCTGCTTGTCGAGCAGCGACACCTTGACGCCGTCAACGTTGGCGGCGTTGCCGTTGATGATGGCCGTGGCCGTATCCATCGCCTTGTCGAGATCCTTGGTGCCCCAATATCCCGTCAGCGCCGGATCGAACATGTCGCCGAGCCAGTGGATGATCACGGGCTCCCGAACCTGCGACAGCACGCGGTCGTAGACCTTTGCGTAGTCGTCGGCGTTGCGGCCGAGTTTGGCGAGCGCACGCGAGGCCATCAGGATGATGCGGCCGCCGACCTTCTCGACTGCCGAGATCTGCTCCTCATAAGCGCGGATCACGTCGTCGAGGCTCTTGGCATCCTCGACTGCGAGGTGGTCCGTGCCGGCTCCGGAGAACACCAGCGCGTTGCGGCGCTTTGCGGCAGACACCGATCGCGTGATCAGCTCCAGCGAGGTCGGCCAGTCCAGCCCCATGCCGCGCTGCGCGGTATCCATCGCTTCGGCGACGCCAAGGCCGAGGTCCCAGACGTGCTCGCGGAAGGCGATGGTCTTGTCCCAGTCGACAGCGACCGAAAGCCAGGGATCATTGTCCGCGAAGGGATCGGCCACCGTGTGCACGGCCGAGAAGGCGATGCGGTTGAGCGGCCCCTCGAGCTTTGCGGGGAACGTGCGCGAGGCCGCGAGCCGATAGGTCTCGATCGACCGGTCGGCCTTCGGCAATTTTAGCGACAATGACGACATTGAAGGGACAGGCTTGGGCTGGACGGGCTTGTTCATGACTTCGAACCTCTCCTCGTCATTGCGAGCGAAGCGAAGCAATCCAGAATGCCTCCGCGGCAACAGTCTGGATTGCTTCGTCGCCAGCGCAAAATTGCTTCGCAATTTTGTCGCGGGCTCCTCGCAATGACGGCTTAGTAGACATCGGGGCTTATCCAATAGACCTCAGGCCTTGATCGGGGCGACGTCGATCCAGCGCCGCTCCTTCCAGCTCTTCAGCGCGCATTCGGCGAGCTGCACGCCCTTGGCGCCTTCGAGCAGCGTGAACTTATAGGGCGCATCCTCGTAGACGTGACGGATGAACATCTCCCACTGCTCTTTGAAACCGTTGTCGTAGGAGACGTTGTCGGGCATCTTCTGCCAGTCGCCGTAGAAATCGTGCAGCCGCTTCTCGTCGGGATTCCACACCGGACGGGGCGTCGCCTGCCGCGCCTGGATCATGCAGTCGGTGAGCCCTGCGACCGCCGAGCCCAGCGTGCCGTCGACCTGAAAGGTGACGAGGTCGTCGCGATAGACCCGCGTTACCCAGGACATGTTGATGTGGGCGATGACACCGCCCTTGAGCTGGAACGTCGCGTAAGCCGAGTCGTCCGCGGTCGCCTTGTATTTCTTGCCCTGCTCGTCGTAGCGCTCGGGAATATCGGTGTTGCCGATGCAGCTCACGCTCTCGACTTCTCCGAACAGGTTGTCGAGCACATAGCGCCAGTGGCAGACCATATCCAAAATGATGCCGCCGCCGTCCTCGTCGCGGTAGTTCCAGGACGGCCGCTGCGCCTCCTGCCAGCCGCCTTCGAACACCCAATAGCCGAACTCGCCGCGCACCGAGAGGATGCGGCCGAAGAAGCCGGAGTCGCGCAGGAAGGCGATCTTCTTCAGGCCGGGCAGGAACAGCTTGTCCTGCACCGTACCGTGCTTGACGCCCTTGGCATTGGCGAGCTTCACGACCTCGACAGCCTCCTCGAAATTCGTCGCGATCGGCTTCTCGCAATAGACGTGCTTGCCGGTATTGATCGCCTGGGTCAAAAGACCAGGGCGCGCCTGCGTGGTCGCGGCGTCGAAGAACATGGTGTCGTTCTTATCGGCGAGCGCGGCATCCAGATCAGTGGTCCAGCGCGTGATGTTGTAGCGCGTGGCGAGCGCTTCGACCTTCTCGGCGCTGCGGCCGACCAGGATCGGATCGGGCATGACGCGGTCGCCGTTCTTCAAGCGGACGCCGCCCTGCTCGCGGATCGCGACGATCGAGCGGATCAGATGCTGGTTGAGCCCCATGCGGCCGGTGATGCCGTTCATGATGAGGCCGAGGCGCTGGGTGGTCATGACAATTGCTCCTGAAGTGATTTTGGCTGTTCGAACGGGCGGAGCGCCGACCAGTCCGGATGGACCGAGGTGGCGAAGCCCGCAGCATGAAGCGATCCCGTCAGGAGATCGCCGTCGTGAATGGACAGCCGGATGCCCTGTCCGGCATCGACGTAGAGATCGGGATGCGCGGCCGCAAAGGCCTGCGCTTCAGCGGCGGGCATGTCGCCAAAACCGTCGACATAGTGATGGCCGTTCCGCTCCGCGTGGGTGACGCCGATCAGGGCGCCGAGCGCGAGGTCCTGCTGCACGGCAAGGCCTGCCTGACAGGTCAAATCCTCACCGGTCACGAAGAACGTCTCGCCTTCCGCGCTCCATTTCGTCGCCCGCGTGGCGTTGACGATGGACTTGTAGAGGCCCTTGCAGGATTTCGATGAGATGCCGCGATAGCCGAGCGCCCGCGCTGCCCGGAAGGCGTCATAGGAATCATCCGCTTCGTCGATGATGAAGCCACGTGTGGCCAGCGAGCCCAACGGCGACTGCCTTGTGATGTCGCGCGGCATCGGCTGCTCGACATAGAGCAGGCGCTTGGCGATCGGCCGCAACGCGGCGTCATGATCGAGCCGAGCCATCAGCGCCTGCAGCGCGGCGAGATCGGCGTACTGCTCGTTGGCATCGAGCGTCACCTTGTAATCAAGTCCCAACGTCTCGAGCTCCTTGCCGATCCGCGCCAGCCGCGCCGCATCGACTGCGGGATCTCCCGAGAGCTTGAGCTTGAAATAGCGAGCACCGGCGTTCTCGCGGGGATCGGCAACACCGCCCTCACCTTCCACCGCATCATCAAGTCCGACGGTATGCCTGATGGCAACACGCTCCAGCCGCGTCCGGCCGGAGAGAAACGTCCTGATGTCCCTCTCGCTCAGGTCAGGCGACAGCCGCGCATCGATGCCCGCGATGTTAGCGGCCATCCCGTCGAAAAAGCTGGTCTCGGCAGCGCGCAGCAGCGCATCGAGGATCGCCTTGTCGATCTCGGCTGGACCGTAAGCCGCTGCAAGCGAGGGAATGTCCTTCTTCGCACAAGTCGCAACCTGCGCACCGATGCACGCGGCATGCAGATCGAACGCCGTCAGATATCCAGTCCGCGCCAGATAAAGACCGCGTGCGATCTGGAGCGAGCGACGCAGGCCATCGACCGTCTGCGCCGGCGACAGCTCCGGGCGCTTGTCGAACCACTTTGGCACCAGCAGTTCCGCACTGGCGCCAACTGCAACGCCCCTGCCCTCGACCTCGATCTCGGCCCGCACGAACAGCTGCGGCGTCGCGTTGATGGTAATCGCGCCAAAGCGGAACGGCCGCGCAAACTGCACGGGACGTTCGAAGAAGGCGATGTCTCGCAACTTCAGGCGCGGCGCCATGGTGCTACTTGGCTCCGGAGGTGTGGCCGCGGGCGCGGTGCACCTCTCCCGCTTGCGGGAGAGGTCGGCGCGCAGCGCCGGGTGAGGGTTCTCTCCTCTTGGGCGTTTCCCGCTGCGGAGACACCCTCTCCCCAACCCCCCCCCGCAGGCGGGGGAGGGAGCGCACCGTCGCCGCGGTTGCAGCCGGACTCAATCGCATTGCCCTTAGTCCAATGCACCTTGTGAGAAGAAATGCTTGCGGATGCGCTGCACGAGCTCGGTGAAAACAGGATCGGCCATCACGTCGAGCGAGCGCGGGCGCGGCAGCGGCACGTCGTAGATCGCGGCGACCGCTCCGGGGCGCTCGGTCATGACCAGCACGCGATCGGCGAGGAACACGGCCTCCGGAATCGAATGCGTGATCAACAGCACCGTTTTCTTGGTCTCGCGCTGGATCCGCATCAATTCGACATTCATACGTTCGCGCGTCAGCGCATCGAGCGCGCCGAACGGCTCATCCATCAGCATGATCTTGGGATCGTGCACCAGCGCGCGGCAGATCGAGGCGCGCTGCTGCATGCCGCCGGAGAGCTGCCAAGGCAGCTTCTTCTCGAAGCCTTCGAGCCCGACCAGCTTCAGCAGCGACTTGGCGCGATCGAGATATTGCTGCCGCGGCAGCCGCTTCATGTCGATCGGCAGCATCACGTTGTTGAGGATGTTGCGCCAGGGCAGCAGCAACGCGTTCTGGAACACGATGCCGACATTGCCGTGCGGCTTCGTCACCTTCTCGCCCTCGACCAGGACCTCGCCCGTGGTCGGCGGCAGCAATCCCGAGATCAGCTTGAGCAGCGTGGACTTGCCGCAGCCGCTTGGGCCGACCACGACGAAGAACTCGCCGTCGTTGATGTGGAAATCGAGCGGCCGTAGCGACGGCACATCGCCGTCGCGCGTCCGGTAGGTTTTTGACACGCCGGACAGCTTGATGCCCGACGCATCGCCGGCAGCCCGGTCGCTCACCAGTCTCAGATGCGCGGCCGGCTGCACGGTTTCGCTCATTACGGTCGCTGATTTCACGAGCCACTCTTCGGCAGATAATCGTTGGTGTAGAACGCCTTCGGGTTCTCCTTGGCCTTGGCGTCGAGGCCGCCATATTCGACCAGCAGATTGACGGTCTCGCTCATGTTCTGGTCAGTCACCTGGAACGGCCGCTTGCTCTTGGTCTCCGCGGTCCGGTAGAGCGGGATGGTCAGCTCAAAACCCTGGGTCAGCGTATCGATCTTGCCGCCCTTCGGGTTGGCATCGAGGATCGACTGCGCCGCGGCCTTCGGCTCCTTCTCGGCGGCTTCGACCGCCTTGGTCGTCGCCGACATGAAGCGGCGGACCAGATCGGCATTGGCCTTCACATAGTCGGTGTTGGCGATGATGCCTGACGAAACCATGTTGATGCCGTAATCGGCGAACTTGATCGGATAGACGTCCTTGCCGGTGGCGTCCTTGATCTTCATCGACTGGTCCATGACGTAGCCGAGCAGGAGATCAGCCTGGCCATTGATGACGGCGTTGAGCTTGGTCTGGCCATCTCCGGCGACTGTTTTGAAGTCGCTCTCCTTCAGGCCGGTCTTCTTCAGGAACAGCGGCCAGATCTGGGTCATGGAATCGGCCGGCGTGATCGCCACCGTCTTGCCCTTGATGTCCTCCGGCTTCCTAATGTTCTTGTCGACGAAGCCCATCGCGGACATCGGGCTGGTCTGGAGCAGCACGCCGGTCGCAACCACCGGCGCGCCCTTGATCGCGGCGCGCATCATGGTGGGAACGTCGACATAACCAAAATCCGCAGTCTTGGCGGCGACGGCTTGCGTTGTCGCAGCCGAGCCGCGGCCTTCCTGGATCTCGAGATCGATGCCCTCGGCCGCGTAGATGCCCTTGGCCTTGCCGTAATAGAACGGCGCGTGCTCGCCATAGACGTACCAGTTCAGCATCAGCACGACCTTGTCGGCCGCCTGCGCCGGCATCGCCGCAAGCACCATCAGCGCCGCCGAGACGATTCCTATCCACCGCTTCATTGTCACTCTCCCTTGCCCTTATTGCGTCGACCGTTGGCGGCCGCTCGTTGCTTCACTTCAGCGCCTGAAAATACTTAAGAGGCGAAAATCACGTCTTCGCGCTGGCTGACATGCCAGGGGATGATCAGCTTCTCGATGCGGTCCACGATCCAGAACAGGACCACGCCGAGCAGCGCCAGGATCACGAGGGCCGCAAACATCGTCGGCAGATCGAAGGTGCCGATCGAGCGCTGCATCACGTAGCCGATGCCGGAATTGGAGCCGACGAACTCGCCGACGACGGCGCCGACCACGGCAAGGGTCACCGAGACTTTGAGACCGGAGAAGATCGCCGGCAGCGCATGCGGCAGGTTCACCGCGCGGAACACCTGAAAGCGGCTGCCCTGCATGGCGCGGGCGAGATCGACCATGTCAGGATCGACCGACTTGAAGCCCTGCACGGCCGACACCACCACAGGAAAGAAGCCGAGCAGGAAGGCCGAGATCACCTTCGGGATGATGCCGAAGCCGAACCACACCACGAACAGCGGCGCGATCGCGATCTTCGGCACGGACTGCGAGAACACCAGCAGCGGATAAACGTAGCTCTCCACCGTCTTCGACCCCGCGATCAGCATGGCGACGGGAATTCCGAACAGCGCCGACAGCAGGAAGCCGCAGACGGTCGCATAAGTGGTCGGCCACGACTGGCGCAAGAGCTCCGGCCATTCAGTGCGCAGCACCGCGACGACATCGGCCGGCGACGGGATCTGGTAGGCGGGAATCTTGAACAGCCGGATTGCGAGATCCCAGGCGACCACGATGAAGACCAGGAACAAGAACGGCCGAACCCAGGCCGCATTCAGCATCTTGGACACCGCACTCTGCGGCTTCAACTCAGCCACGTCTCACTCCCGGCATTCTTCTTCGTTACGGGGAGAAATTAACCCGTTGGATAAATACTGTCCAGCCCTTTCCCTGTGACGTTTTGCGGCGGGTTCCGGGCGTTTGGGATCATGCAGCTCGCCAAACCAGCAGTGTCGTCCCGGCGAAGGCGGAACCCATAGCCACAGGGGGAAATTTGGCGAAGGCTGGTCGTTCGGGATTGGCACTAAACACAGCCGAGAGTTCACGCGGTATGGGTCCCGGCCTTCGCCGGGACGACGATGAGGAGGCATATTCGCGCCGCACTCTCGGTGTCATTCCCCGCCACCGGGTCTCGCCTTCGGCGAGCCCGATGACAGGCTCCGGCGGGGAATCCAGTACGCCGCGGCTTATGGGTTCAATCTCAACCGCCTCTGGAATACGGGATTGCCCGCCTGCGCGGGCAATGACGGCGGAGATTGAGGAAACAGCTGGCGCGACGTCGACCAGCGCGCGAACCGCAGCGCTAAACCGTCTGCACCACGCTCGCGCGCGACTTCGGCGCCTTGGCGAGCTCGAACAGCGCGGCGGACTGCCCCGTCAGGGCGGCGAGCACGAGGCCGACCATGTGCGCGAGGCGCTCGTCCTTGGCGTCCTTGGCGAGCAGATCGCGGCCGAAGATCACGCTGAGCGTCGCCGAGTTGGAGAGGTAGAAGAAGCAGAGTCCCGCGATCGAGATGTAGAGCTGCACCGGATCGACCGCGACCTGGAAATCGCCACTGTCGACGCCGCGCCGCACCACGGTGCGGATCATCTCGACGAAGGGCGAGTGCATCGACTTGACCTTGGTCGAGCGCTTCAGGTGCTTTGCGCGCGCGAGGTTCTCGGTCTGCAGCAGCGACAGGAATTCGGGATTGCGCAGGAAGTAATTCCAGGTGAACTCGATCAGGCGGCGGATGGCCTCGGGCGGGTCGAGATGTTCGAGGTCGAGCCCCCGCTCCTCGCTGCGGATCTTGTCATAGGCGCCTTCGAGCACGGTGAGATAGAGCTCGTCCTTGTTGCCGACGTGATAGTACAGCATGCGCTTGTTGGCGCCGGCCTTGGCGGCGATGCGGTCGACGCGCGCGCCGGCGAGGCCATGGGCGGAGAATTCCTGCTTGGCGGCTTCGAGAATGCGCAGCCGCATCCCCTCAGGGTCGCGCTGCCATTTCAGAGTTCGCTTTGCCTTCAAACCGGTTGCTCGCTGGGTGCTGCCGGTATGCATGTAACACGCGGCCGGGCCGCCGCATAGTTTCGTCATTGCGAGGGCGACGGCGGAAGCTAAGCAGGCAGCTTCGTAGGGTGGGCAAAGGCGCGTTTGCGCCGTGCCCACGTCTTTCATCAAGTCGCCAAAACGTGGGCACGCTCCGCTTTGCCCACCCTACGGGAGTCTTCGTCGCATCCGCACAATGACGACGGAAAGACCGGCTCCCTACTCCACCGGCTTCGGCGAGCGCTCCAGCAGCACGGTCTGGATGCCGCAGGTGCCGTTCCGCACTGTCATCACCCTCGTGCCCGGCTTGCGGCCGTTGCGGACCTCCGAGACGTCGAGGCCGCCAGCGATGAGGCGGGCGCGGCTGGCGTCGATGTCGGCGACGCGCCAGCTCAGGCCCCAGAGCCGGTCGTGCGCGGGATCGCCGCCCGCCACCGGGCGGCGCACCACCTCGACGATGAGATCGCCGCAGCGGAAGAACATCAGCTGGCCCCAATCCTGGTGGGAGCGGTCGAGCGCAAGATCGAGCCCGAGCCGCGCGCCATAGAGCGCGGCGGCGCGCTCGGAATCCTCCGTCGTGATCACGACGTGATCGAGCGCGTCGATCGGTGCGATGTCGGTCGCGACCGACTTGGGCCGCTCATCGGCGAGCTCGAGGAAGAACATGCGCACGCCGCGCGTGAGCTCCGTGGCGGCACGCGTGCGCTTCCAGTGCAGCACCGCATCGGATGCGGCATCGCTGCTTTCGACCTCCGCAACCGGATCCGGCCTCAACGCCACGCGCTCCAGCCGGCGGTGCATCTTGCTCATGTCTGCGACACGAAAGCACAGGCTGGCGAGCACGCCCTCCTGGTCGTCGAGCAGCGCGCGCATGCGGTCGGCACTGACGCTGAAGCCGCTCGGCGCCATCAATTCGATCGTCATGTTGTCGAGGGTGAACAGCACCCGGTCAGCGCCTTCGCCGGAATT from Bradyrhizobium zhanjiangense includes these protein-coding regions:
- a CDS encoding Spy/CpxP family protein refolding chaperone yields the protein MSERPGPPRETLSRQSAERQGRIDRLQQRVQQLQSQKPPEGARAQREQQRLLQSQSRLLEREQRVQQREQHVEQRQREMLSRQSTERQTRIDRLQQRVQQLQSQKPEGLRAQRAQERMLQTQNRLLQREQRLQQSDQARLQRLGPEPTTVGRAATAAAVQAAERGRFAERFREQAAPQTQAALLTRQSGWAPRQAWRHRHPAVFVAWLGPVFWPYAYSDIFDYTFWSYAYEPGYWAYAYDDFVDTVFWGGGGPYSAFASTTPYDYPQAGGGGRARPRASVSPQTLQQLCGTPDKGITAWPLADIAKAVQPTPEQRALLDELKTAAAEAAGVFKDSCAETYALTPPGRLRAMMNRISATLEAVKIVRPALEKFYNSLSDEQQARFNALGPNVGDRSSQQQQASAEGCGDPKSSLTQLPIQRIEAVLHPAGKQKEALDRLGEATAKGVQDLQAACPNDVPLTPVGRLEAMQRRLEAMLTAAKLVEPALDEFYATLSSEQKARFNTLQQVASP
- a CDS encoding sugar phosphate isomerase/epimerase family protein codes for the protein MRDFSSDHRWLSLNTATVRKQGDLVEIIEACGRQGIRAIDPWRDQVAAVGLDRAARAVRDAGLDLSGYCRGGMFTSDASRRSEVRDDNRRCVDEAKALGAPCIVLVVGGLPQYSRPGSEASKDIAAARGQVEEALAEMLDYARQADLPLAIEPLHPAYAADRACVNTTKQAIDICDRLDPGRSGMLGVALDVYHIWWDPELMGQIARAGQDRLLAFHVCDWMVPTKDILNDRGMMGDGVIDIKSVRQAVEAQGFAGYSEIEIFSNDWWAKPMDEVLRTCIARHKTVV
- a CDS encoding dihydrodipicolinate synthase family protein, with the protein product MNKPVQPKPVPSMSSLSLKLPKADRSIETYRLAASRTFPAKLEGPLNRIAFSAVHTVADPFADNDPWLSVAVDWDKTIAFREHVWDLGLGVAEAMDTAQRGMGLDWPTSLELITRSVSAAKRRNALVFSGAGTDHLAVEDAKSLDDVIRAYEEQISAVEKVGGRIILMASRALAKLGRNADDYAKVYDRVLSQVREPVIIHWLGDMFDPALTGYWGTKDLDKAMDTATAIINGNAANVDGVKVSLLDKQREIDMRRRLDKRIKMYTGDDFNYAELIAGDDQGFSHALLGIFDAIAPAASYALSRLAAGDEAGFHDVLGPTVPLSRHIFKAPTRFYKTGVVFMAYLNGHQDHFTMVGGQESARSMLHLAELFRLADQAGLLANPELATQRMKTVLASHGLED
- a CDS encoding Gfo/Idh/MocA family protein codes for the protein MTTQRLGLIMNGITGRMGLNQHLIRSIVAIREQGGVRLKNGDRVMPDPILVGRSAEKVEALATRYNITRWTTDLDAALADKNDTMFFDAATTQARPGLLTQAINTGKHVYCEKPIATNFEEAVEVVKLANAKGVKHGTVQDKLFLPGLKKIAFLRDSGFFGRILSVRGEFGYWVFEGGWQEAQRPSWNYRDEDGGGIILDMVCHWRYVLDNLFGEVESVSCIGNTDIPERYDEQGKKYKATADDSAYATFQLKGGVIAHINMSWVTRVYRDDLVTFQVDGTLGSAVAGLTDCMIQARQATPRPVWNPDEKRLHDFYGDWQKMPDNVSYDNGFKEQWEMFIRHVYEDAPYKFTLLEGAKGVQLAECALKSWKERRWIDVAPIKA
- a CDS encoding ABC transporter ATP-binding protein, which gives rise to MSETVQPAAHLRLVSDRAAGDASGIKLSGVSKTYRTRDGDVPSLRPLDFHINDGEFFVVVGPSGCGKSTLLKLISGLLPPTTGEVLVEGEKVTKPHGNVGIVFQNALLLPWRNILNNVMLPIDMKRLPRQQYLDRAKSLLKLVGLEGFEKKLPWQLSGGMQQRASICRALVHDPKIMLMDEPFGALDALTRERMNVELMRIQRETKKTVLLITHSIPEAVFLADRVLVMTERPGAVAAIYDVPLPRPRSLDVMADPVFTELVQRIRKHFFSQGALD
- a CDS encoding ABC transporter substrate-binding protein produces the protein MKRWIGIVSAALMVLAAMPAQAADKVVLMLNWYVYGEHAPFYYGKAKGIYAAEGIDLEIQEGRGSAATTQAVAAKTADFGYVDVPTMMRAAIKGAPVVATGVLLQTSPMSAMGFVDKNIRKPEDIKGKTVAITPADSMTQIWPLFLKKTGLKESDFKTVAGDGQTKLNAVINGQADLLLGYVMDQSMKIKDATGKDVYPIKFADYGINMVSSGIIANTDYVKANADLVRRFMSATTKAVEAAEKEPKAAAQSILDANPKGGKIDTLTQGFELTIPLYRTAETKSKRPFQVTDQNMSETVNLLVEYGGLDAKAKENPKAFYTNDYLPKSGS
- a CDS encoding ABC transporter permease; protein product: MAELKPQSAVSKMLNAAWVRPFLFLVFIVVAWDLAIRLFKIPAYQIPSPADVVAVLRTEWPELLRQSWPTTYATVCGFLLSALFGIPVAMLIAGSKTVESYVYPLLVFSQSVPKIAIAPLFVVWFGFGIIPKVISAFLLGFFPVVVSAVQGFKSVDPDMVDLARAMQGSRFQVFRAVNLPHALPAIFSGLKVSVTLAVVGAVVGEFVGSNSGIGYVMQRSIGTFDLPTMFAALVILALLGVVLFWIVDRIEKLIIPWHVSQREDVIFAS
- a CDS encoding TetR/AcrR family transcriptional regulator, whose product is MHTGSTQRATGLKAKRTLKWQRDPEGMRLRILEAAKQEFSAHGLAGARVDRIAAKAGANKRMLYYHVGNKDELYLTVLEGAYDKIRSEERGLDLEHLDPPEAIRRLIEFTWNYFLRNPEFLSLLQTENLARAKHLKRSTKVKSMHSPFVEMIRTVVRRGVDSGDFQVAVDPVQLYISIAGLCFFYLSNSATLSVIFGRDLLAKDAKDERLAHMVGLVLAALTGQSAALFELAKAPKSRASVVQTV
- a CDS encoding VOC family protein translates to MITGLDHVVALVRDIGAAKAAYQTLLARAPAWQNSGEGADRVLFTLDNMTIELMAPSGFSVSADRMRALLDDQEGVLASLCFRVADMSKMHRRLERVALRPDPVAEVESSDAASDAVLHWKRTRAATELTRGVRMFFLELADERPKSVATDIAPIDALDHVVITTEDSERAAALYGARLGLDLALDRSHQDWGQLMFFRCGDLIVEVVRRPVAGGDPAHDRLWGLSWRVADIDASRARLIAGGLDVSEVRNGRKPGTRVMTVRNGTCGIQTVLLERSPKPVE